A region of the Bacteroidota bacterium genome:
TTAATAGTTATACAATTAATATTCCGGTTGCAGATTTTAAACATGGTACTTATTTTTTATCTGTTGCTTCAGGCGGATACCAAAGGGTTTATTAAGTTGTTTTATTGTAGATCGATTTTAAAGTAATAATCCGTTTCAGTTAAATTTTATTGATCAATAATTTTTTGCAAAAATGTAAGTTTCAATTTATTAGTTGCATTTGTGATGTCACTTTACACTGTAAACTTTTATTATTTTAACCTTTAGGTCTACTCAATTCAGGACTACTAAAAGGTTATTTACTATCAATGTTATCACTTACCGCGCATTAAAGTATTGAAATGCAAATGAATGCATAAAACGCCTTTGCGGGCAATGGCTAAATGCCAATTTCCATCAGAAACCTGCCAATTTTGCCGTGTTTTATTATAAATATCCGCTATTTTGCGTATATTAAATTAGACAATCAAGTAAGAATGGGCGAAATGAAGGCGAAATTTTCACTTCACAAATTATTAATATGTGAAAAGTACCAACAAACCCCATTTTGCAAGGGTTTGATGTACATCTGCCTCTCATTTCAATTTATTGCAAATTTTTCATCATTTTGGGCAAAACGCTGTCATTTTTGCAACTAATCCTAACTTTAACGAACCCTCAAATTGACGGAAAACCGTTAATATGTTGACATTCAAGAATTTTTTTTTGTTTGTACTTTGGAATTCAAATTCGAAAGCTATACTTTTGAATCCTGATTTTTACCAAAGTCACAAACACACACAGAATGAAACATTTTTTTATTACCTCATTATGCACATTTGCGTCGATAGCAGCGTTTTCCCAGCCTGCATCGTATTTCACCGCTGATTTAGAAAACTGGACCGGCTTATGCGAATGCTTAAACCACCCCTCTGTTTCATGGGCTTCAGTTGCAGGTTCACCGGGAGGAGCTGCCAAAGGAACTGATAATGCTAATGGAACTTGGTACTTTAATAGCCCGGCTGCCTTTAATATCGACTTGTCTACTTAATTATGGTGGAACTTTAAAATTTGATCAGAAGCAAAATGGTACTATTGCATCTCAAACAAATTTAGAAGATGTAATGTTGGTAAAATCTGATGGGACAAGAATTGTTTATAATACTTCATCTAATCCATCTAGTGTTGCTTGGTCATCATATGCAATAACACTAACTGAAACAGGTTGGACCTATACCAATTTAGCAGGTGCAGCAGTTAGTTACACAGACTTTATGGACTTTCTCGCAACATTTGCTGTAATAAAAATTAGAGGAGATTATTCCACGTCTACAAGTGAATCAACCTGGATGGACAATGTTATTTTAGCAACTCCTCCAATCCTGCCAATAGAATTAAGCACTTTTACCGGTCAACTTGAAAATAACTCAACTGCAGTAATAAACTGGGAAACTTTAACTGAACACAACGTAAGCCATTTCGCTATTCAAAAAAGCAGCGATTTAGGACAAACATTTGATATTATTGGTAAAGTAGACGCTTCCGGTAACAGCACCGTTGAGAATTTTTATTCATTTATTGATGAAAATTGCACAGGTGAAAGTTATTACCGTTTGCTTGTTATTGATAATGACAATAGCATCGCCTATTCACCGGTTATAGTTGTTAAAGGTAATACTGTGAACACAGGTAGTATCGAATTATACCCAAATCCGGCGAATACTAATCTTGTAATTAATAATTCAATCGTTGGTTTTAACTACGATTTTATTGTTATCACCGATATCTATGGTCGTGAGGTTAATCGCATTGCAAATGCAGATAACCAGCAGTATAATCTCGATTTAAGTAACCTTGCCGAAGGAATGTATTTTGTAACATTAAACAATGCTACTACATCTTATTCAGCACCTTTTCAAATTGTTAGATAATTAAAGGTTACCAAAACAAACTAAATTTTATTATTTAATCGCTGTCTAAACGGGGCCTGCTTGACCCCCATATATGTATCAAGTTTATTGAACCTTTATTTCAAAAAAAATTAACACTTACTAATTATGAAAAAGTTCTCCTTATTAACGCTGTCATTTATCCTGGCCTCGTTTATCACCACTCAAGTTAAAGCGCAAATTACGCTTTATAACTATTCGACAAATATCAATGGCTTTGCCAACTATGTTGATCCAAACTTAACTGCAGAAAAACTCAGAAGAGTTAAAGGTGCTTCCGGAACAGGCGCAGGTATTATTTGCCCTATCGGTTTTACCTCTAAATCTTTTAGCGAATCAGAAATCTGGGCTGATAATATGCCTAGTGTGGTTGCAACTTTACTTCCCGGAACCGGCGTAGATATGGTTGTTGGAAAAGTTGATTTCGATATGCGTATTTCTGAAACCGGTCCTATTTATGTTCGTGTTGCCTACAGTGTTGATGGTGGTACTACATGGATTGATAATGGTACTGATTTCACACCTCCAATTTCTGATTGTGGTGATGTTACTGCTCACGTAGAATGGGATATGGCTGATTTTACTGCTACTGACAAATTTTATGTTCGTGTATATGCTTTCGGTTCTGTTAACCCTGGTGGAAGATTTAATATCAGTAACCTGAATGTATATGGCGCTTTAGATATGGTTGATGCCGATGGCGACGGTTACGGTGAAGCTATCGATTGCGATGAAACTAATCCTGATATACATCCGGGTGCAGAAGAAATTTGTAACGCTATCGATGAAGACTGTAATGGTGTTTCTGATGAAGTTTCTGTTGCTATAACTCCAACAGGTGAAATCTATTTATGTAATAATGAAGAAACAATCGAATTGTTTGCAACTCCGGGTTATGAATCATACCAATGGTACAAAAACGGTAGCCCAATTCCTGTAACTTCTGCAAGTATAATTATTGAAAATCCTGGTTACTATCAGGTTGAAGCAACTCAAGGTCTTTGTTCTGCAATTTCTGAAGTTCAGGCAATTGCTTCTTCTGAATCTCCATTCGCAAATATTTATTACCCTGATGGATTAGATCTTTGTGTTGATGATTCTTTATTAATTAAAGCAAGTTATGATGAATTATATAACTGGCAATGGTTCCGCGATGGTTCTCCTATCGATGGTGAAATTAACTACAAAATGTTAGCACTTTTACCTGGAACTTATTATTGTGAAGTAACAACTGTATTAGGTTGTGTTAGAAATACAGAAGAAATTGTTATTACACCTTGTCGTTTAGGTAACGATTTTGCAATCAGCTCAATGACTGCTTATCCAAACCCTGCAAACTCTACAGTGTCATTTAATATTCAAACTGGTGACAATACAACTACAACTGCTGTTTTATCTATTATCAGCCTGAATGGTCAGGAAGTAATAAATATTCCGGTTGAAATTGTTGATGGTTTATTTAATACATCAGTAAATATCGAAACATTAACTAACGGTATTTATACTGCAAGATTAATTACGGGCACTAACCAGTTTACTTCTCGTTTTACGGTAGTTAAGTAATAGTAGCTTTATTTTATAATTCGAAGGGCCAGCTGAATAAGTTGGCCCTTTTTTTATTTATCTAGTACAGCTTTTTAATATGCTCAAATGATTAATTAATGCAGGTAAGGTAAATGAATTGTATATGTATAATCGCTATTAGGAGCAACAGCATTTAGTCTTAAAATATACATGCCTGAAGCAATTTTATTTTCATTGATTACAAATGAATTGAAATTATCATCTATCGCAATGGTATTGGAATATACCACTCGCCCTGATAAATCGAATAAATTTAAATTATAGTTGCCTGCTGTTAAGTTGTCGGTTTGCAACGTTATTTCTTTTAATCCTGAAATAAATGCAAACGCTGAACCTTCCGAATTAAATGCGCAAGCAGTATATACTACACCTAACTCATTTGTACTTAAATCGTAATTTACTAAACGCAATTTGTAATAATCTCCTGCACGAGCATCTGCAATAAATTCGTATTGCTGACTTTCGTTCGAATTACCAATTGCATTTATTGTTGCAACATCATTAAAATGTAAGCCATCTGTGCTTGCAGATAAAATAAAATAGGCCGTGTTTTGTTCCTGTGCAGTTTCCCAACTAATTATTGTTTCATCATTACCGCATACTGCGTCGAAACCGGTTAATACTAGTGGCAAGGTATGCGTAGTTTGATCAAGTAACGTCCATACTCTTGTAAAATCCGTATTATTAAACGGAACGCCTGATACTTCATTGTTTGCTGTATTTACTACACCGCCAACAGGAAATAATTCCCAGTCATCTGTGGCTTCATCATAACGTTCCGCTTTTAAATCGGCTTCAGTTATTGTATTGCCGGGCGCAAGATATTCTCCATCGATATAGGTGAATAATATATCACCTGAAGGTTTATTGCTATAACCGGTCGCATCTAACATCCAAAACCGGTCTATCACCTCACCTGAATTATTTGTAAAACCCATATTGGTCATATTTAATACACCAATCGGTTTATAAGTGTCGTTATCCCAGTTGGCACCCGGATAAGTGGAAAATAAAATGGCTCCTGAACCGGTTCCGCCAATAGTTACATTTAAATTAACCGGAATTTTATTTCCGGATGCACTGGTAAACGGTACAACAAAATTTCCACTGTTTGTCCCAATATTCCATTTAATAATATTGTTTTCTGATTCACTAATAATATTTCCACCTGTGCCAAGTGTTGAAATAGCATTTGTATTGTTATTGTCTATTACCACATAAACCGAATTGGATAAAACAATATTCGCATCGTTATTTATTACAATTCGCGATTGTGCATTTGCATTTACAACCAATAATAAACCTGTTGCAATTAAAATCGTTTTCATAAACTACAATTTAATTAATGCTGAAAATAAATTTATTCACCAATTTTTATTTTCAGGGTTTCTACTTCCTGCATTAAAATTGCAATTTGTTTTTGCTGCGTTTCAATTATTGCCTGTTGCTCCTGCATGGCCTGAACCATCGGCACAACAAATTCTGAATAACGCAATCCATATAATCCATTTTCATCAGTAGGTTTATCAACCCCACTGAAATCATAATTAACTTGCTTTGCCGCAGTTTCAACTTCCTGTGCAATAAATCCGGTGTAGATAATATCTGATTTTGATGCAACTGAATTCTGATTAACAGTTGAGTCGGCAATATTTAATTGATTATTAATTGCATTTACATTTAAATTATAAGTAACCGGTTTTAATTGCATGATAAAACTTAATCCCGGAACATTTTCCTGAACATTTGTTTTTACACGACCATCAGAAATATTTGTCCATGCAACATAACCGCCTATACTTGTTACGCTTGCATTACCAATACGAATTTGATTACTTGCTGTTATACGTGAACCATTTCCAACAGCAGTTGAATTATCGAAATTTGTAGCCACTGCTTGATCGGCATCATAACCTAAAAATGTACAGTAAGTATTTGCATCATTAAACCCTCCTGCACTGTAA
Encoded here:
- a CDS encoding T9SS type A sorting domain-containing protein, with amino-acid sequence MELGTLIARLPLISTCLLNYGGTLKFDQKQNGTIASQTNLEDVMLVKSDGTRIVYNTSSNPSSVAWSSYAITLTETGWTYTNLAGAAVSYTDFMDFLATFAVIKIRGDYSTSTSESTWMDNVILATPPILPIELSTFTGQLENNSTAVINWETLTEHNVSHFAIQKSSDLGQTFDIIGKVDASGNSTVENFYSFIDENCTGESYYRLLVIDNDNSIAYSPVIVVKGNTVNTGSIELYPNPANTNLVINNSIVGFNYDFIVITDIYGREVNRIANADNQQYNLDLSNLAEGMYFVTLNNATTSYSAPFQIVR
- a CDS encoding T9SS type A sorting domain-containing protein, yielding MKKFSLLTLSFILASFITTQVKAQITLYNYSTNINGFANYVDPNLTAEKLRRVKGASGTGAGIICPIGFTSKSFSESEIWADNMPSVVATLLPGTGVDMVVGKVDFDMRISETGPIYVRVAYSVDGGTTWIDNGTDFTPPISDCGDVTAHVEWDMADFTATDKFYVRVYAFGSVNPGGRFNISNLNVYGALDMVDADGDGYGEAIDCDETNPDIHPGAEEICNAIDEDCNGVSDEVSVAITPTGEIYLCNNEETIELFATPGYESYQWYKNGSPIPVTSASIIIENPGYYQVEATQGLCSAISEVQAIASSESPFANIYYPDGLDLCVDDSLLIKASYDELYNWQWFRDGSPIDGEINYKMLALLPGTYYCEVTTVLGCVRNTEEIVITPCRLGNDFAISSMTAYPNPANSTVSFNIQTGDNTTTTAVLSIISLNGQEVINIPVEIVDGLFNTSVNIETLTNGIYTARLITGTNQFTSRFTVVK
- a CDS encoding T9SS type A sorting domain-containing protein — translated: MKTILIATGLLLVVNANAQSRIVINNDANIVLSNSVYVVIDNNNTNAISTLGTGGNIISESENNIIKWNIGTNSGNFVVPFTSASGNKIPVNLNVTIGGTGSGAILFSTYPGANWDNDTYKPIGVLNMTNMGFTNNSGEVIDRFWMLDATGYSNKPSGDILFTYIDGEYLAPGNTITEADLKAERYDEATDDWELFPVGGVVNTANNEVSGVPFNNTDFTRVWTLLDQTTHTLPLVLTGFDAVCGNDETIISWETAQEQNTAYFILSASTDGLHFNDVATINAIGNSNESQQYEFIADARAGDYYKLRLVNYDLSTNELGVVYTACAFNSEGSAFAFISGLKEITLQTDNLTAGNYNLNLFDLSGRVVYSNTIAIDDNFNSFVINENKIASGMYILRLNAVAPNSDYTYTIHLPYLH